In Aegilops tauschii subsp. strangulata cultivar AL8/78 chromosome 3, Aet v6.0, whole genome shotgun sequence, one genomic interval encodes:
- the LOC109769744 gene encoding uncharacterized protein, with protein sequence MASHPPNSADGEDPAGNNAELPSLPFHVVTKPSQLPVEFLEPSAAKKLVIGFDCEGVDLCRHGALCIMQIAFPDAVYLVDAIEGGKELVEACKPALESNHVTKVIHDCKRDSEALYFQFGIKLHNVMDTQIAYSLIEEQEGKKRAYDVYISFVSLLADPRYCGMPYPEKEEVRTLLRQDPNFWKNRPLSEMMIRAATDDVRFLLNIHEKMMEKLSKVSSWRLAVRSELYCRCFCINDNQQADWPPLPTVPDDIEAEARVPEVDILSLLDVPPGKMGRVIGRKGSSIMAVKESCNVEIHIGGAKGPPDRVFIIGPVKEVRKAEAILRGRMLEF encoded by the exons ATGGCCTCCCATCCCCCCAACTCCGCCGACGGCGAGGACCCCGCAG GGAATAACGCGGAATTGCCATCCCTGCCCTTTCATGTTGTTACTAAACCTAGTCAACTCCCAGTTGAGTTTCTTGAGCCCTCTGCTGCCAAGAAATTGGTGATTGGATTTGACTGTGAAGGTGTTGACCTTTGCCGCCATGGTGCTCTCTGTATCATGCAG ATTGCATTTCCTGATGCTGTTTACTTGGTTGATGCTATTGAGGGTGGAAAAGAACTAGTTGAAGCTTGCAAACCAGCACTTGAGTCCAATCATGTCACCAAAGTTATTCATGACTGTAAAAGGGACAGTGAG GCATTGTATTTCCAGTTTGGCATTAAATTACATAATGTGATGGATACACAG ATAGCCTATTCCCTGATTGAGGAGCAGGAAGGTAAAAAGAGAGCATATGATGTTTACATATCCTTCGTGAGCCTTCTTGCCGATCCTCGTTATTGTG GAATGCCATATCCTGAAAAGGAAGAAGTCCGTACCCTTCTAAGGCAG GACCCAAATTTCTGGAAAAATAGGCCCTTGTCTGAAATGATGATTCGAGCAGCGACAGATGATGTGCGCTTCCTTCTCAATATACATGAGAAAATGATGGAGAAGTTAAGCAAAGTATCTTCATGGCGTCTGGCAGTACGAAGTGAGCTATACTGTAGGTGCTTTTGCATAAATGACAACCAGCAGGCAGATTGGCCGCCTCTTCCAACTGTCCCTG ATGACATTGAAGCTGAAGCTCGTGTTCCTGAAGTGGATATCCTTTCGCTCTTAGATGTGCCTCCTGGAAAAATGGGTCGTGTTATTGGCAGAAAAGGATCATCAATAATGGCTGTGAAAGAATCTTGCAA TGTTGAAATCCATATCGGTggtgcaaagggacctccagatAGG GTGTTCATCATTGGACCAGTGAAGGAAGTCAGAAAGGCGGAGGCCATCCTGAGGGGCCGAATGCTGGAATTCTAG